One Candidatus Firestonebacteria bacterium RIFOXYD2_FULL_39_29 DNA window includes the following coding sequences:
- the gatA gene encoding aspartyl/glutamyl-tRNA amidotransferase subunit A (allows the formation of correctly charged Asn-tRNA(Asn) or Gln-tRNA(Gln) through the transamidation of misacylated Asp-tRNA(Asn) or Glu-tRNA(Gln) in organisms which lack either or both of asparaginyl-tRNA or glutaminyl-tRNA synthetases; reaction takes place in the presence of glutamine and ATP through an activated phospho-Asp-tRNA(Asn) or phospho-Glu-tRNA) gives MNFTEMKAHELAELIRSKKVSSKEVTAAFIERIKKLNPKLNAFVSEEFESALKTAEDNDKKLSAGVSICSPLFGVPVALKDNMCSEGTKVTCCSKILNNFISPYDATIVEKLKNAGMPILGKCNMDEFAMGSSTENSIYGPSLNPWDDSRIPGGSSGGSAVAVSAGLSPLSLGSDTGGSIRQPASCCGVVGLKPTYGRVSRYGLIAFASSLDQIGPITSDVEDNAALLEIIAGYDKKDSTSINKEVPVYSKYLNKSIKGMKIALPKEYFGKGGLSEDVSKAVNESIETYRKLGAEFGEVSLPHTEYCLAAYYVIATAEASSNLARYDGVHYGYRNKEAKTLGEMFTTTRASGFGNEVKRRIMLGTYVLSAGYYDAYYLKAQKVRTLIKRDFDKVFEKYDCVLTPTAPTPAFKLGEKVSDPIQMYLSDIFTISANLAGIPGISIPCGISKDNLPIGLQLIGKPFMEGELLSLAHAFEQASKKVTSKKQGIF, from the coding sequence ATGAATTTTACAGAAATGAAAGCCCATGAACTTGCAGAATTAATAAGATCAAAAAAAGTCTCTTCAAAAGAGGTAACAGCAGCATTTATAGAAAGGATTAAAAAGCTTAATCCAAAGTTAAATGCATTTGTATCCGAAGAATTTGAAAGTGCTTTAAAAACTGCGGAAGATAATGATAAAAAACTTTCCGCTGGCGTAAGTATTTGTTCTCCGTTGTTTGGAGTTCCTGTAGCTCTAAAGGACAATATGTGCAGTGAAGGGACAAAAGTTACCTGCTGTTCGAAGATATTGAATAATTTTATCTCGCCTTATGATGCAACTATTGTTGAGAAATTAAAAAATGCCGGAATGCCTATACTTGGCAAGTGTAATATGGATGAATTTGCCATGGGATCTTCTACTGAAAATTCTATTTATGGACCATCTTTAAATCCGTGGGATGACTCAAGAATACCGGGAGGTTCTTCAGGGGGCTCAGCGGTGGCTGTTTCCGCCGGACTTTCACCATTATCTCTTGGCTCAGATACCGGAGGTTCCATTCGTCAACCTGCATCTTGTTGCGGCGTTGTCGGTTTAAAGCCTACTTATGGAAGGGTCTCAAGGTACGGATTGATAGCTTTTGCTTCTTCTCTTGATCAAATAGGTCCGATTACTTCTGATGTGGAAGATAATGCCGCTTTACTTGAAATAATTGCGGGCTATGATAAAAAAGATTCCACCTCTATTAATAAAGAAGTTCCTGTGTATTCGAAATATTTGAATAAAAGTATTAAAGGCATGAAAATTGCACTGCCCAAAGAATATTTTGGAAAAGGCGGTTTGTCTGAAGATGTTTCGAAGGCAGTAAATGAATCAATAGAAACCTATAGAAAACTTGGTGCTGAATTTGGAGAGGTAAGTTTACCGCATACGGAGTATTGCCTGGCGGCTTATTATGTTATAGCCACAGCGGAAGCCAGCTCAAATCTTGCGAGATATGACGGTGTTCATTACGGCTATCGAAATAAAGAGGCAAAAACACTGGGAGAGATGTTTACAACTACGAGAGCTTCCGGTTTTGGAAATGAAGTTAAGAGACGAATAATGCTTGGTACATATGTTCTAAGCGCCGGTTATTATGATGCCTATTATTTGAAAGCGCAAAAAGTTAGGACTTTGATTAAAAGAGATTTTGATAAGGTATTTGAAAAGTATGACTGTGTGCTCACGCCGACGGCGCCGACTCCGGCATTTAAACTTGGAGAGAAAGTCTCGGATCCTATTCAAATGTATCTTTCTGATATATTTACAATTTCTGCCAATCTGGCGGGGATTCCCGGGATTTCTATTCCTTGCGGTATTTCTAAGGACAACCTTCCTATAGGCCTTCAGCTTATTGGTAAACCTTTTATGGAAGGTGAGCTTTTAAGTCTTGCTCATGCTTTTGAGCAAGCGAGCAAAAAAGTAACGTCAAAGAAACAAGGGATATTTTGA
- a CDS encoding asparaginyl/glutamyl-tRNA amidotransferase subunit C: MISKKDVLHVAKLSHLKFEEKDLDKFALQLEGMIEFVDKLKEVNTDGIEPTSSVIPVTNVMREDELKPSFSREKALSNAPEKELGHYKIPKMME, encoded by the coding sequence ATGATTTCAAAAAAAGATGTTCTTCATGTGGCGAAACTTTCACATTTGAAATTTGAAGAGAAAGATCTGGACAAGTTTGCTCTTCAATTAGAAGGCATGATAGAATTTGTTGATAAACTTAAAGAGGTGAATACTGACGGTATAGAACCTACTTCAAGCGTTATCCCTGTTACAAACGTAATGAGGGAAGATGAGCTCAAACCTTCTTTTAGCCGGGAAAAGGCGCTATCAAATGCTCCGGAGAAAGAGTTGGGACATTATAAGATTCCAAAGATGATGGAGTGA
- a CDS encoding radical SAM protein produces the protein MLVDSHAHLEDDKYSDDRARVIENAKIAGLKYIINIGTDVEGNKNSLKIAAEYDNIYCTLGLHPHYCAEVDETAYDYIKTNASNKKVVGIGETGLDYFRNTCSKEDQHKVFRRLIGIARNQCLPLVIHSRDASLDTIRIIKEENGQEAGGVLHCFTGDRMLLDEFLKFGFYIAVGGAVTYPSAAVLREAVKEIPLSRLLLETDCPYLAPQSKRGQRNEPAFLKETAEKVAGIKGITFESVSNWSELNAGYLFKLGVKQRGKIVYEINGSLYINLTNRCSNHCSFCARNESTLVKGHDLAIDREPTAGEIIEAAGDVSKYKEVVFCGFGEPMIRFEVLKEIALRLKSKGARIRIDTNGQGNLIHRRNVLPELTGFVDAISVSLNAPDSVGYQKLCSSQFKEAAYSGVKEFIKEAKKYIPEVIASVVTVPGTDIEACRKVAEEELKVKFKIRQFGKVG, from the coding sequence ATGCTGGTTGATTCTCATGCCCATTTGGAAGATGATAAGTATTCGGATGATAGAGCGAGAGTAATTGAAAATGCAAAAATTGCGGGCTTAAAGTATATTATTAATATAGGCACGGATGTTGAAGGAAACAAAAATTCCTTAAAAATAGCAGCAGAATATGATAATATATATTGTACGTTAGGGCTTCACCCGCATTACTGTGCGGAAGTGGACGAAACAGCCTATGACTATATAAAAACAAATGCTTCAAATAAGAAAGTTGTGGGTATAGGGGAAACAGGACTTGACTATTTTAGAAACACCTGTTCAAAAGAGGATCAACATAAGGTTTTCAGACGGCTTATTGGTATCGCCCGGAATCAATGTCTTCCTCTGGTTATACACAGCAGAGACGCCAGTCTTGACACGATAAGAATAATAAAAGAAGAAAACGGACAGGAAGCCGGAGGAGTACTCCATTGTTTTACAGGAGACAGAATGCTTCTTGACGAGTTTCTTAAATTTGGTTTTTATATTGCCGTTGGCGGGGCTGTGACCTATCCGAGTGCTGCGGTTTTGAGAGAGGCTGTTAAAGAAATACCGTTAAGTCGTTTGCTTTTAGAAACTGATTGTCCTTATTTGGCCCCTCAATCAAAAAGAGGGCAGAGAAATGAACCTGCGTTTTTAAAAGAAACTGCAGAGAAAGTTGCCGGGATTAAAGGCATTACTTTTGAAAGTGTTTCAAATTGGTCTGAGTTAAATGCAGGTTATTTGTTTAAATTGGGAGTAAAACAAAGAGGTAAGATAGTTTATGAGATAAATGGTTCTTTGTATATAAATTTGACCAATAGATGCTCCAACCATTGCAGTTTTTGCGCTAGAAATGAAAGTACGCTGGTAAAGGGACATGATTTAGCAATTGACCGTGAGCCGACAGCCGGAGAAATAATAGAAGCAGCAGGAGATGTTTCAAAATATAAAGAAGTAGTTTTCTGCGGTTTTGGAGAACCTATGATCAGGTTTGAAGTTTTAAAGGAGATAGCTTTAAGACTAAAATCAAAAGGCGCCAGAATAAGGATTGATACTAACGGTCAGGGTAATCTTATTCACAGGAGAAATGTTTTACCTGAATTAACGGGTTTTGTAGACGCAATTTCGGTTAGTCTGAATGCGCCGGACTCTGTAGGCTATCAAAAACTGTGTTCATCACAATTTAAGGAAGCTGCTTATTCCGGTGTGAAAGAATTTATAAAAGAGGCAAAAAAATATATACCGGAAGTAATCGCAAGTGTGGTTACAGTTCCGGGGACGGATATTGAAGCTTGCAGAAAAGTGGCGGAAGAAGAACTAAAAGTAAAATTTAAAATAAGGCAATTTGGAAAGGTAGGATAA
- a CDS encoding methionine--tRNA ligase — translation MKKYYVTTPIYYPNDVPHIGHAYTTLAADILSRWHKFLGEDVFFLTGTDEHGKKIEDAALNNNKTPREFVDSLIPKYKAAWKILNIDYSRFIRTTEEQHKKVVSDLLLKVYQKGGIYKGIYEGLYCTGCEAYFLEKDLIDGYCPVHKTKVELLKEESYFFKLSAYRDRLLELFYKNKKFVMPESRRNEILFRLKEGLQDLSISRKSFKWGIELPFDKNHITYVWFDALTNYITGVDYPSEKYERYWPVDVHLVGKDILWFHSIIWPAMLMAGELEPPKSIFAHGWWTFNKEKISKSRGKVINVDELVAIAGVDAARYFLFAETTFGQDGDFSSEGLLRRRDNELANDLGNLVSRAIVMCEKYSENKVPAYSSASAAEKEIEDAALCAITAVNKSMEEIDFSGALQNTWVFIRLLNQYIEKTAPWKLAKADDPERLKCVLYYLLEGIRIISLLVYPFMPETSVKILNQLGLGAGHINSDHKKIMEFGYLKSGTLLVKGPVLFPKEKKEKENAG, via the coding sequence TGATGAGCATGGAAAGAAAATTGAAGACGCTGCTTTAAATAATAATAAAACACCTAGGGAATTTGTTGATTCTCTGATTCCTAAATATAAAGCTGCCTGGAAAATATTAAATATTGATTATTCGAGATTTATACGTACTACGGAAGAACAGCATAAAAAAGTTGTATCAGATCTGCTTCTTAAGGTATATCAGAAAGGCGGCATATACAAGGGAATATATGAAGGGCTTTACTGTACCGGCTGTGAAGCTTATTTTCTTGAAAAGGATTTAATTGACGGTTATTGTCCTGTGCATAAAACAAAAGTTGAATTATTAAAGGAAGAAAGTTACTTCTTTAAGCTTTCGGCATATAGAGATAGATTATTGGAACTTTTTTATAAGAATAAGAAGTTTGTAATGCCGGAATCCAGGAGAAATGAAATATTGTTCCGGCTTAAGGAAGGTCTTCAGGATCTTTCTATTTCCAGAAAGAGTTTTAAGTGGGGGATTGAGCTGCCTTTTGATAAAAATCATATCACCTATGTATGGTTTGATGCGCTTACGAATTATATTACGGGGGTAGATTATCCGTCAGAAAAATATGAAAGATACTGGCCGGTCGATGTCCATTTGGTGGGAAAAGATATACTCTGGTTCCATTCGATAATCTGGCCGGCGATGTTAATGGCCGGTGAACTGGAGCCGCCTAAAAGTATTTTTGCGCACGGTTGGTGGACTTTTAATAAAGAAAAAATTTCAAAATCAAGAGGGAAAGTCATAAATGTAGATGAGCTTGTCGCGATTGCAGGGGTAGATGCTGCAAGATATTTTCTTTTTGCGGAAACTACTTTTGGGCAGGACGGAGATTTTTCATCTGAAGGATTACTTAGAAGGCGTGATAATGAACTTGCAAATGATCTTGGTAATCTGGTAAGCAGGGCAATTGTAATGTGCGAAAAATATTCCGAGAATAAGGTGCCTGCGTATAGTTCTGCATCTGCTGCTGAAAAAGAAATAGAGGACGCTGCCTTATGTGCAATAACTGCGGTGAATAAATCAATGGAAGAAATAGATTTTTCAGGAGCTCTTCAGAACACCTGGGTTTTTATACGCCTGTTAAATCAATATATTGAGAAGACTGCTCCATGGAAACTTGCAAAGGCTGACGACCCGGAACGGTTAAAATGTGTGTTATACTATTTGTTGGAAGGGATAAGGATTATCTCTCTTCTTGTTTATCCTTTTATGCCGGAAACCTCCGTGAAAATATTAAATCAACTGGGTCTGGGAGCCGGGCATATTAATAGTGACCATAAGAAAATCATGGAATTCGGATATTTAAAATCCGGGACATTATTAGTAAAAGGACCTGTTCTATTTCCAAAAGAAAAAAAGGAAAAAGAAAATGCTGGTTGA